In Luteimonas viscosa, the following proteins share a genomic window:
- a CDS encoding SPOR domain-containing protein, whose amino-acid sequence MDAGLKQRLIGAAVLVALAVIFLPMLVKGPAPDSGVSDLSMRVPDAPDGEYRTVDLPLVVPADAPQGGVLGSPEPIDGDPLPTVDTANPPPDAPRPARGEAPAETPAPEEPVATPATPAEPMRPAATGGGDYVVHFGAFANERDAQLIVRQLSGAGLTAYSEPFDLDGKPAQRVRLGPYASREAAEAIRVRAAQVRGDVTPRVVALDAPAATPRRPQPQPVATRPADPPKPVEAPKPAAATPAAPAAASGGFSVQVGAFSNAAEATKLRDRLRGLGITAFTDTVNTDKGRLTRVKAGPVPDRQDAERLKAQVQARAGLDGMVRPHP is encoded by the coding sequence ATGGATGCCGGACTCAAACAGCGCCTGATCGGTGCCGCCGTACTGGTCGCGCTGGCCGTGATCTTCCTGCCGATGCTGGTCAAGGGGCCCGCGCCCGACAGCGGCGTATCCGACCTGTCGATGCGCGTGCCCGATGCCCCGGACGGCGAGTACAGGACGGTCGATCTGCCCCTGGTCGTACCGGCCGACGCGCCGCAGGGCGGGGTGCTGGGGTCTCCCGAGCCGATCGATGGCGATCCGCTGCCAACTGTCGATACCGCCAATCCGCCACCCGACGCGCCGCGGCCGGCGCGCGGGGAGGCGCCGGCCGAAACGCCCGCGCCCGAGGAGCCCGTCGCCACGCCTGCCACCCCGGCCGAGCCGATGCGGCCTGCCGCTACCGGCGGCGGCGACTATGTGGTCCATTTCGGTGCGTTCGCAAACGAGCGCGATGCGCAATTGATCGTCCGCCAGCTCTCGGGTGCCGGCCTGACCGCCTACAGCGAGCCCTTCGATCTGGACGGGAAGCCGGCGCAGCGGGTGCGCCTCGGGCCCTACGCCTCGCGCGAGGCGGCCGAGGCCATCCGCGTGCGCGCGGCGCAGGTGCGTGGCGACGTCACGCCGCGCGTGGTCGCGCTCGACGCGCCCGCAGCCACGCCGCGGCGTCCGCAACCGCAGCCGGTCGCCACCAGGCCGGCCGACCCGCCGAAGCCTGTCGAAGCGCCGAAGCCGGCCGCCGCCACGCCTGCCGCTCCGGCGGCTGCAAGCGGCGGCTTCTCGGTCCAGGTCGGCGCCTTCAGCAATGCCGCCGAGGCAACGAAGCTGCGCGACCGCCTGCGCGGACTCGGCATCACCGCCTTCACCGACACGGTGAACACCGACAAGGGTCGTCTTACCCGGGTCAAGGCCGGCCCGGTGCCGGACCGCCAGGACGCCGAACGCCTCAAGGCCCAGGTCCAGGCCAGGGCGGGCCTGGATGGAATGGTGCGTCCGCATCCTTGA
- the folC gene encoding bifunctional tetrahydrofolate synthase/dihydrofolate synthase, translating to MPTTLPDWLVHIERQHPAGIELGLERVRAVAARLGLARPARRVMTIAGTNGKGSTVAFVDAIAREAGLRVGAYTSPHLLAYNERVRIDGRDADDGSLVEAFAVVEAARGDTPLTYFEFGTIAALWIFERAALDLAILEVGLGGRLDATNLVDADVAVVTTVDLDHQDWLGADREAIGAEKAGIARAWKPLVLGDDDPPASVLRHAYAIGASAIRAGSDFFFEQVDDTNWQWRELDYRLDLPLPALAAPVQLRNAAVAIAALRALDIDIADEVIARGVASAHLPGRLQRFVREGVEVFVDIGHNPQAARELASWLRKVPAAARTHAVYAALGDKDAASVVAAFEGLVDAWWLAGSVGAGARGIAVEVLAERLRDSPAAGGSRHVDPAAALAAASSAARPGDRVLVFGSFHAAEVALRTLQGAGSEAGAGGGV from the coding sequence ATGCCTACGACACTCCCCGACTGGCTCGTCCATATCGAGCGACAGCATCCGGCCGGGATCGAGCTGGGGCTGGAGCGCGTGCGTGCCGTGGCCGCGCGCCTCGGGTTGGCGCGGCCGGCGCGGCGGGTGATGACGATCGCGGGCACCAACGGCAAGGGGTCCACCGTCGCGTTCGTCGATGCGATCGCCCGCGAGGCGGGTTTGCGTGTCGGCGCTTACACCTCGCCGCACCTGCTGGCCTACAACGAACGCGTGCGGATCGACGGCCGCGATGCGGACGATGGATCGCTGGTCGAAGCCTTCGCGGTCGTGGAAGCCGCGCGCGGCGACACGCCGCTGACCTACTTCGAGTTCGGCACCATCGCCGCGCTGTGGATCTTCGAACGGGCGGCGCTGGACCTCGCGATCCTGGAAGTCGGGCTCGGCGGGCGCCTGGACGCGACCAACCTGGTCGATGCGGATGTTGCGGTGGTCACCACGGTCGACCTCGACCACCAGGACTGGCTGGGCGCGGACCGGGAAGCGATCGGTGCCGAGAAGGCCGGCATCGCGCGCGCATGGAAGCCGCTGGTGCTGGGCGACGACGATCCGCCGGCGAGCGTCCTGCGCCACGCGTACGCGATCGGCGCATCGGCGATCCGTGCCGGCAGCGATTTCTTCTTCGAGCAGGTCGACGACACGAACTGGCAATGGCGCGAACTCGACTACCGGCTCGATCTGCCGCTGCCCGCGCTGGCGGCACCGGTGCAACTGCGCAACGCCGCGGTCGCGATCGCCGCGCTGCGCGCACTCGACATCGACATTGCCGACGAAGTGATTGCCCGCGGCGTCGCCAGTGCGCATCTACCGGGGCGGCTGCAGCGCTTCGTGCGCGAGGGCGTGGAGGTATTCGTCGATATCGGCCACAACCCGCAGGCGGCGCGCGAGCTCGCCAGCTGGCTGCGCAAGGTACCGGCAGCGGCCCGGACGCATGCGGTCTACGCCGCGCTCGGCGACAAGGATGCCGCGTCCGTGGTGGCCGCGTTCGAAGGACTGGTCGATGCGTGGTGGCTGGCCGGTTCGGTCGGGGCCGGGGCGCGGGGCATCGCGGTCGAGGTGCTGGCCGAGCGGCTGCGCGATTCCCCTGCCGCCGGGGGCTCGCGGCACGTCGATCCCGCTGCCGCGCTGGCGGCGGCGTCGAGTGCGGCGCGGCCCGGCGACCGCGTGCTGGTGTTCGGCTCGTTCCACGCCGCGGAAGTCGCGTTGCGGACGTTGCAGGGCGCAGGTTCAGAAGCGGGCGCGGGTGGCGGCGTATAA
- a CDS encoding histidine phosphatase family protein, whose translation MRILLARHGETPWNAEGRYQGQEDIPLSPVGEKQARLLGERLRDVRIDRAVSSPLTRAYHTAQYALGELRAPMLTTEMGFMEIAHGSWEGLLASEIAERDPDLLRAWREAPDTVLMPGGGESIKQVFRRAWEALEWSVEGLEAQDTLLLVAHDAVNRVLLCHVLGIPLSKLWTFRQAPTTLNLLEGDDLGSLEVVRLNDCSHHTAFFGEAVHRAL comes from the coding sequence ATGAGAATCCTGCTTGCCCGCCATGGCGAGACGCCGTGGAACGCCGAAGGCCGTTACCAGGGCCAGGAAGACATCCCCTTGTCGCCGGTGGGCGAGAAGCAGGCGCGCCTGTTGGGGGAACGCCTGCGGGACGTGCGCATCGACAGGGCGGTCAGTTCGCCGCTGACGCGCGCCTATCACACCGCGCAATACGCGCTGGGCGAACTGCGCGCGCCGATGCTCACCACCGAGATGGGCTTCATGGAGATAGCCCACGGCAGTTGGGAAGGCCTGCTGGCAAGCGAGATCGCCGAGCGCGATCCGGACCTGCTGCGCGCCTGGCGGGAGGCCCCCGATACCGTGCTGATGCCCGGGGGTGGCGAATCGATCAAGCAGGTGTTCCGCCGCGCCTGGGAGGCGCTGGAATGGTCGGTGGAGGGACTCGAAGCCCAGGACACGCTGTTGCTCGTGGCGCACGATGCGGTCAACCGGGTGCTGCTGTGCCACGTGCTGGGCATCCCGCTGTCGAAGCTGTGGACCTTCCGCCAGGCGCCGACCACGCTCAACCTCCTCGAAGGCGACGACCTCGGGAGCCTGGAGGTGGTGCGGCTGAACGATTGCTCGCACCACACCGCGTTCTTCGGCGAGGCCGTGCACCGGGCGCTGTAG